The window TACCCTTCAGTTGTTCTGTAAGTTTAGCTTTTTGTGTATATTATACAGTAAAATACCGTTTTTGTCTCTGCTGTGCGATAGaaatctctctttcttcttgttGTGTGCTTCCAGCATCTTCCACTTTTCACTTTCCtcctctttccttctctttccgTTTCTCTCATCCTAGAACGGAAGAACGATGGAAAATCAGGGTTATTCCATTTGCTTCCACAGATTTCTCGATCTCTCTTGAGCTCCGGATCCCTAGCCTCCGTATGAAGGttcgtttctctctctctctctcacttttttttttttcaattcgtgATCGAATTTTCTTTCCAAGAATGTTACATCTGTTGCCTTCGGGAAGAAAGTTTAAACCTAAAAAAGCTTGGTTTTCAGGAAATCGTGAATCCTACAGAATCCTTGGGTTTCCTGGTGAGTTCTTCGGCatatttgttttgggtttggtttttgAATTCTCTCTTCATTGTTcaaatttttgtgattttaaaaCCTCTCGGTGGCTACAGATTTCATCGGCTATTTCATCAGTTTTTGGATTCGATGAGGATCGGTTTTTTACCCACGAAATCTAGAGTCTTCTGGTAAGTTTTGTGACTTTCTCCGTGTTGctgtttcaaattttgtttttgtggttttCGATGTTCACAtggattttttgtttgaattttgtatttgtgattttgcgggttgttttgaatttacaGATGGCTTTTTCTGGGTTCGGTGAATTTAcaggggagagggagagagaggccTGTTGATTTAAACTCTTTTGCTAAAAGCTTCTAATTCatcctttatttcttttttcatctGGGCAAAATTTTTGATGGATTTAAAGTGGTTCCACAAAACCTGTAAAGTTGTTCCACAAAACCTGCATAGTGGTTCCACAAAAATCTGCAAAGTGGACGTTATGTTGCTTGCAGCAGTAGATTGTTTTTTTCTATTTAAGTTGTAAGCTTTGTTTTCTATTTGGTAACTGTTGTTTAGTATTGGTtgtttcaaactatttattaCATGTGTATtaacattttctttcatttttagcttctttttttttttttttttttctgatgatCAAAACTATTTTGTCTGCAGTGACTGCTTCAACCAAAAAACTTTTGCTCATGTGTTAAAGGATGTTGGCATCTGTTATCCAAAACAAACAAGTATGGGATCgcatttttttgtgtgtaaataGTTGATCCAAACATGAATTATCAAGGTGGAATACTAGGTTAATCATTTTTGTATACTAATAAGGCATTTGATAATGTCTTTTCTGTAAGTTATATAAATTTTGACAGCtttgtaaatatatttattccatTTTCTGTTTAGTATTTATAACACTTTGCATATTTACATGTTAAAACATAATGTTATAGTTATGTGCGGGTAAAATTTGCTAGTATTTTTACTAAAAGCGGtttcaacaattttaaaaatgctTTAGTTGTCATTCAAGTATACACGTTATTGGCAATCCAATTGAAGCATCATCACCtttgaacaagaaaagaaaagggcgGCCATCTGCTCCCTATGTGACATTATATGCATTTTTACACCTAGGAAGTAATAATTTCAAAACTTTAGTCCACGTTTGATGTCTATGATTAATAGATCAGTGTATGGATATGTAGAGGATAAGGGCTATATATCAAGAAAGGCAAAACTTTGTTCTTTGGCATTCGAGAATTGTAACTGGAGTTGGGAAGCTATGTAACATTGAGGGACAGTTCCCTGATGCTTCAAAAGCAAAACATGATTTGTTATGTTGCCAAAATTTTATGCACATTGCAGTGGTTTTTTCGTCAGAATATTGTACTATAGGGAGAAGTTGCAGCGAGTCcgtcttcttttcttttattattttatacaaaGTGACCACACAGAAAAACCTAATAACCCTAAACAGATATTCACCCGCCGCCTCCACCACCGCAAAATTGGTGGAGATGACTAGCGAACAGAAAATCCTAGAGAAACCTCCgtagaaaacaaaactcaaaccCATCTTTGTCTCAACGCCGATGAAAAAGAGCCAAATCTGCGGATCAAGATGAGCCATACCCATTCCGGTCGAAGTTTTGGAAGAGTTTGAGTGTAAAGCCCCAAATCAGACGTATGATACCTTGAAATCTGGGGAAAAAACCCAGAGGCATCTGTATCAAAACAATGGCCCGAGCATGCTACTACTTGTATCCCCTTGTCCAAACGGGTACACAATATATCAGGATTCCCAAACCAAACGAGCTGCATATCGTAGCCATGGCATATGCGTATGCTCTCCAAGGGTATTTGCTTTCTCTCATCGCATTGAACTCAGCAATGAAGGTAGAAACAGTACTCAGGCAACCCAGAAATCCAAATTGTATGCCTGTTACAACAATGTCGCAAGTCCTAGTATTCACCTGCACAAACAAATAGTTCTGCGCATCAGattttaaaaagataaaaaccGTGGGCATGGATCAAGACAATGTACGACAAAGGTAATGCAGTTGGAAAAACattgcaaaagaaaatagtaCAGTTCAAGAATTCCCCAAGAAGCATTAAAAACCTcgacgagaaaaaaaaaaaacccaaaataacaAATTTAGCCGTTTATAATATGACAATTATATGTGAACTGTACGCTTGCTGGACACGAGACAATAACACACGAAAGGTAATGGTGAGGATGAAGTCATGGAGTGGATGTGGACAGAGATCATATCATAAGAGCTTACTGCTTTCTTCACAGTAGACAGGGCTGCCATTACACAAGCTGCAGTAACATTGGCAATTAAAGTACCAAATGGAACCCATTTCAACAAACCCGTCGTTCCTAATCCACGTCCATTAAGCCGGGCTAAGAACCACCGGATCCACACACCAAAAGGTCCAACTATGCAACCCAACCATAGTTGCGCCTCGCTGCTGCTACTGTTAAATTCCTCTCTTAACTGTATTCCACCTATACTCCACAGAGAACTTAGCATCAGCAACAACACTGCTAAAGCTACCAAGTGACGCTTGTAGCTGTCAACCCTCCACCTCCTTCTAGAGCTGGTAATACCACAGACTGAGTTCCTCTCAAGAATCTGCCTAAAACCCTTTGCTGTCTCTACCCCAAAAATGATGGAGTAGGCCACAAGAAACAAACCTGACATCCGTCACATAAAAGAGGATCTCGTATTAGTCCAGTGATTTGAGCTACATTGGGTTTGTGATTTACCCATGGATAAGTTTCGAATAGGCTCAAAGAAAGAAACCAGCTAGattgaaatgaaatttaaatatcCTGCTTGCCAAAGCGATCTACATGTCTACTGCAGCAATTCTTTAGAATATGACATCTTACCTATCAAAAAGCCGAGCACAGCAAAAACCCAATGTCCTTCAACACTGAGTTCAACCATTTTCTGGTTCCAACCACTGAAAGTTGTAAGGCTTCCCAAGTAACCAGTTGATAATCCGATGACCAAATAATCTGACACATAGGATATATCTCCTTTGAAAACAACACCAAACCACCCCATCAAGAAAGAGCCAACCTACAAAAATGCATTAGAAACAGAAATTTGAGTTGGAACATCATCCAGCATTTTCGGCATCACAACCCTTAAGAAATAtggcataaaaaaaattaaaagatgatGGGAAAAAAGTATGGAAAGAAAGGTCTTAAGAAACTTGATAATACTTCGGTGATCATCGTACTGTGTGCATCACAAGTCCCTCCCAATACTCATAAGTAACAGCTTTACAGAAAACATGTTTATTAACACAACACTACCGAATAAAGGGCATAAtcatttgtgtgtgtgtgttcgtgtgcatgagagagagagagagagagagaccataTTAGAAGGAAGATCAAGGTAGAGAATGGTTTCGTCGCCTGTTACACCTACAACTCCAGGGCCAAACAATTTTTGCAGAAGATATCTCGTTAAGACCTGCATACTGTAGCATGCCAAATAATCTATTTAACATCTAGGTATCCAGATTTGAAGAAAGATCTAAGAAGATGTATTACAGTgacatattcaattttttcaagACAAAACAGAAATATGAACATGCCAGTGCATGATCAAACATTTTTGAGAACATAACTTATATAATTTTAGAGTACAATAGACCGGATACAATTTGTCAGCATACCAATTACACAGattttccaccaaaaaaaaaaaaaaaaaaaaaaagcaagaaaaagtTCGCAATACAATTTGCCAAACGAATGCAACAACAGCTATAAACCCAACACATATTAGGACTCAAACAAAATGTACATCGGTATATAGTAAGAAACAGAGTTAACTGTGTTACCCCAAGAATGCCAAAAACTGCTAAATGAGTCATGCATGAACCATATTCCAAGAATTTTGGCAACCTTATTGTATTTTCCTgcatatcaaaagaaaataatttaagttACTACCAtgactcaacaaaaaaaaaaaaaaaggaaaaaactctTAACATGTTATGatcaatgaaaaagaaaaccaaatctCCTGTCCATGTACAAGGATCTCCAACAAAGATAATATACACTATGAAATGTATCAACCGAAAGCTCACTGGCGTTGGGTCCTCGGATATGATCGCATCAGTGGAAAGAGGAGATATGATTTCCTCTGGCAAGGGAGTGACAGGGGAAATTCGTTTGGATGCAACAGGGTCACGACCCCAGAATCCATAGGATTGCAGTTGAACATCCTCTGAAGGAAACAAGCGGACGCTGCCACTCTCACTGTGCCTGTTGCTGTGAAGAGCCCGATCGCCAATATCTCCTGCCTCTGACACACATTCACTTTCATTGTCATCATCTATTTGAGAAGGCTGAACATGTGATAAACTTAAGGACCGCCTGCTTAATGAAGAAGTGGCTCTCCTTGTTCGATCACTGGATACGCTTCGTCTGAGTTCAGTGTCATTAGTCCCACGGTACCCTTCCTCCATAACCACAGCACTTGATTTCTCTTGAAGCGACTTCacaaataataacaataaaatccGAATGTTGATTATTCAGAGAGCTAAAAATGAGAGGAACAAATGCAGTAGAGAAAATAATGCAATTACTGTGCTACAAGCGTGGAAATGCTATAGTTTGTACTTTGGAAGGAGCCCTAACCACTCCGTGCGTCAAAATAATCAAAAGATTTGTATACAAACAAATAAGCCAAGATCTCAAAAcccgaaaaaaaataaaatacatatgAAGTATAATGACAGAACTGCATACATAAGCTCTAGCAGCCATGAcatgaggaaaaagaaagagaaaaccgATTCGTCAAGATTTCCACAAAATTCAACACTAATACAACCTATAGCTCTAAATAAATCCATTCAGATCATATTTATTACGTTACGTATTAAGAttatagaattatgaatgatgTCACTGATTCTTCTAACGAGAGGAGGTATGCTTTATTTTTCTACTGTCATCAAGTAAGAAGATAGAATAACGCGATTAGACTTAGCTTTTCGTCAACAAAGGAGTACTGTTACACCGCGGAATTTTGTTTAaccacagaaaaaaaaaaataattgctcAAGCAAATGCAAAGGCCCGCCAACTAAatgaatcataaaaaaaaaaaagacaaatcaTCACAAAATCCCAGCCCGGTCTAACATTGTCATGGATTTCAACTATCCCAATAGCAGCGCCTGATGAATTTAGGATTCTGACACAGTGACATCTGGTTATAACTAAGGTCCAAAAGGGActaaatcttttttatttattactaCTAGGTAGCAAATTGAACAAGTTGGGACCCAATAAAAAGTTGTTTCATAACATCAAATTAGAAGCAGTAACTGTTTAATAAGCACTCTCATTTCTCTAAGGACGTGTCCTCCACTAAAGAACCAGTAACTGTTTAAAGaacccaaaacataaaaaaccagAAAAGCGAAAAGATTACATTTTCATTGGTTGTGAACTGTTAAGTTATGCACAAACCAATCAGCAAGTGAAACATTTCAGAACCCAGAATTATCAAACAATCTCATATTCTAATAACACAAGTTTAAGGTGCAAGATAGACGCATTGAAGTAAAATTAATACGAGCTTAAAATAGAAACGAGAAGAAAACGTCAAAACTCAGAGAACTTGGAAGATTAAAATATAGAGAGAAAGGGGAGTTTAAGGTACCATTGATTCTTTGAACGCGGAAAGAGGTGCCCAGATTTTTTGAACGCAGAAACGCGAAAGGGCGAGTTTGGTGTTGAATGGCGGCTAGAGAGGTTGAAGGCGGCCGCAATGGGGGGAAGacagaaaaacaaattaagcaGAACAAAAGATGATTGTGGGATTGAAAAGTCGAAGTCGGAAGGTTCTGAGAGAGACGAAGAGAGAGATGAATGGGGTTTTGGCACGGCACGGCAGCTGTTCACACGTTTTGCTTTGGCGTTTGCCACGTGAATAAAGATCGACTTTTGCCTTTATTTTactatttcttctttttataattGGTTTGAGTATTTAATTGTCTTGTTAAATaagttaatataaaatatacaatTCAATTCACTTCTTTCCTTGTGTTTTCATTATTTAATtgtcttttatataaatttaaattaccTATATGCGTGCGTCTCCTGATTTTTTTTCAACTAGCGGGTTCCTATAAGAGTAACGCTCGActgattaaatttttaaatcaaaatttataaattaaacgAGTTGGAtattgatgatttgattattatttaagtgttgattaacgtatttattttatattaatgagacattatttggtttgcaaatttgatataaaaatttgatctctcaAACATTATCCCTTctttaatgtaaaaattaaaaaagatgaaCACCCAAGAAGAGAGGAAGGCATGTGATGTAATGTAACACTCACAAAAATTCCTCAATTTAAATAAGATGAAGGAACACTTGGAAGAATAAGGTAAAATGCACGCAATTGAGGGATTTTTTAATAACCATTTCGTTACACTACTTCCAgtttttaaacaaatgaaaattaagaagTGAAAACTATTGCTtcatagtttttaatttttttgttctaaAAGACATTAGGCGTTAGTCGGGCGGCGGGCTGGGGTCTAACAACAAGGCAaatttaagataatttattatatctcatataaataagtgtcaaACATATGACATAAAAGTATTAGTTAAGTAATACATAAtccttttattaattaaaatactatGTGACACAACTTAATTGGATAACAATCgaaaaaaataagcaaaatatAACATGTAAAATACATATTCTTTGAGcagacgatattatctacattaaaaggagatggggtgggcttaacctcataATGAACTAACAATAATATTGGTCAaataccgtagtactaagtagcaacATGTAAAATACATATTAACATAGCGATAATAACTAATATTTTAAACCGTTGAAAATGGATAAGCATATTTAACACCAGACTCGAGATTACACGGCTATAATAACTCATAGGTACACACTAATagtaaatttaatattatattaatattcaGTAAATAGATattgaaaatgaaatggttcTTAAATAGGGGATAGGATTCTCTCCAGATCCTTTTTGTGGGAATTCGGAGAATCAATCAATCGTGTCTATTTATTACATCAtgcggttaaaaattatttaaaatttaaaattaaatataaatagtatttaacGAAACAAACACGATTCATTGATCCCCGGATCTCCAAAAAGAGAATCTGGAGAGGATCATTGTCCCTGAAATAGTCCTTAAAATAACCCTTTTTGaattgttttatatatttattctcCTTTTCTGTTTTCTCCGTCTCTTTCACTTCTTGCTATTAGGTTGTAACTGTTTTGTTTAAGGGCTTAGCCTTTGAATCCGAGATTCCCTTTCGGATAATTTAGATAAAATTTAGAGACTTTAATGACAAACTCCCGGTACtgttaactttaacgaaaaactatatttttataccaaAATATCAATTCTGATActttcactttaccttttattttgtccttatcattaaaactcaaagtttttaagctcctttcattagttttctttaaaatttagtataaattatcttttttttttttttttttggtcaaaagtactttttattacaaaaaaaaactttacaaTCTGACAAAAGTCCAAGGCTAACATATTAACATCCAAAAAAGGGACCACAACAGACCAACACATCCCAACAGCTATGATACAATTAGGCCCAAAACGCAAAACACGAACACCGAACCTAGAAACTTCTACCGTCTCCTTCGCCGCCAGAGGTCATCCCAAGCCGTCTAATTCCTCTTGCAGAGTCAAGCAATACCTCACCAAATGCCACATCAAACACCAATCTGCTACTTGTGCACAGCCATACAGTAAGGATAGCCAGCAACCAAACAAGAGAAGCCAACTATCGAGATGAATTTTGTGGAGATCCACGAACGACACTTACGAAAAAGGCAGATAACAAGAAGAAAGTGGTGGTGTTGGAAACACCTGAGCCAGTGAAGCCACTGGAACTCTACACATAATCTCAGTAGGTTGTATGGCTGAAGATCGGAATATGGATGAACACATAGGATAGATACCGTCTGGGAAGGAGAAACCGGACATAACAGTATAACAACCAAGGCTAAAAAATAGTAGGAGTAAGGAAAACAGATAAGAAGGAAAGAGAGGGGAGGACGGCAATCGACCCCGGTCGAAGCTAGGGTCGGGGCCACTGGTTTTACTGAAATTTAGAGGCCTCACACAAAAGGGTGAGAAAAACTCTCAAAAAGGGAGAATGACTCtcactagagagagaaaaacccaggtttaaaaaaaatataatagtctctaattatcttattgtttatataaaatataatggAGAGCTGATTAGTTCTCTGAAATATCACCGCAATGAAAATCAgatatttgaattatttttttcgaTAAAATAagttcctaaattcattaaaaattgttaatttcatcCATACTATTAtgttcaaagctattttatccaatttctcatcaacttaaatcacttgacgcactttagagtgtaataccgtCATTTTCTCACCTATAAGCCCTTCACATTTTATATAGATTGGCAATCTaatgtctaatttaccctccaaaggtAACTCAACATACTATTTCTTTATGCAAAATTTCTAATCTACCATTCAATGGCCATTACATACAAGTAACGTAActtaaattgatgaaaattTGAATAAGGAGCTTCGAATCTAATATCAGGGATGTAATtgacaaatttttataattcaataactaatttttctgaaaaaaataataatttaggaATCTAATTTTTACTCAAGTGATAATTCAATGACTAAACTAACAGTTCATCCTATAAAATAATCTATCACatcattcttttttgttttctttacctttaattttgagaagaaaaaagacGACCACCAAAATAAGAAACATCTTGAAATGTTCATCTTAAGTTGTACACGTTCATGTAAGGACGCGTGgaaagttttgattttgttaGACTGAGAGATTCTACGAACAATATCAATTTGTCGTCACTCATGATGTCCAATATGCGACTCAACCGGTGTCACAAGCGCCAGAACAGAAGAGCAAAGAAAATGAGCCATCAACTTTCTACTTTTCTCAGGAACCAATGAACCATCCATCCAACACACAACCGTTGATTACTGGACAGTTGAAACCGCTTTTGATGGTAAGGTGGTAAGGTTTTTAGGTTTCAAAAACAGTCTTTTTTGTAAGAAGTATCAATTATATACTTTTTACATAAGTACTTTAAATGCTTTTTTCAGGATCTAATTACACATTTACTAATGAAttaattctaaaaatatttttactaaaagcggtttcaacaattttaaaaatgctTTAGTTGTCATTCAAGTACACACGTTATTGGCAATCCAATTGAAGTATCGTCACCTTTGAACAAGAAAAGGAAAGGGGGGCCATCTGCTCCCTATGTGACATTATATGCATTTTCACACCTAGGAAGTAATAATTTCAAAACTTTAGTCCACGTTTGATGTCTATGATTAATAGATCAATGTATGGACATGTAGAGGATACAGGCTATATATCAAGAAAGGAAAAACTTTGTTCTTTGGCATTCGAGAATTGTAATGAGTCcgtcttcttttcttttatacaaAGTGACCACACAGAAAAACCTAATAACCCTAAACAGAGATTCACCCGCCGACTCCACCACCGCAAAATTGGTGGAGATAACTAGCGAACAGAAAATCCAAGAGAAACCTCCATAGAACACAAAACTCAAACCCATCTTTGTCTCAACGCCGATGAAAAAGAGCCAAATCTGCAGATCAAGATGAACCATACCCATTCCGGTTGCCACAGTTTTGGTCCTCAACTTAAAACAAACCCACAATAGACATGTGAATGCCTAGAACCAAGCAACAACATAAAAAGGTCAGGTGGTGTAAACACCAATTCGAAAAGATACCAGACCTTTGTACGGGTGACAACATATAGTTGTCTTCGATTGGATAGAAGCACGGATAAAGTAGCGAGTAAGTGTTGAGATGAGATCCATCAAATATGGAGTGGATGGGTGTGAGGGGTTGGATGGTTGATTCGAAGTTTTGGAAGAGTTTGAGTGCAAAGCCCCAAATCAGAGGTATGATACCTTGAAACATGGGGAAAAACCCAGAGACAAATCTCCATCCGCACCACTCGTAGATGGTGGGTTGCTCCACCATTCCATGACGGGAATTGGGGCCATCACAGTTGCGTGGAAGGACAAAACGACTGAAGACAGAGCTCCATCCACAACACTCGTGGAAAGTGGGTTGCTCTACCGTTCCCTAACAGGAATTAGGGCCATCGCGGGTGCAGGGAAGTAAGAGGATGAGAGAAACATGAATAAGGAAGAGGATACGAAAGGTTAAAAGGGTGTCTGCCACCAGCCCTAAGAGCAAGCCCAGCGTGGGCTATAGCTCGGGGGACAGTGGACAGAACAAGGGCCCGAGGGCCTGTGGATCAGCTCCAGCGTGGGATAGCCCGAGCGCAGGTGGAGGCCTGAGCTCCGGGCCCGTGGggaattgccagcccgagagcctgaggC of the Pyrus communis chromosome 1, drPyrComm1.1, whole genome shotgun sequence genome contains:
- the LOC137728607 gene encoding uncharacterized protein, which translates into the protein MSLQEKSSAVVMEEGYRGTNDTELRRSVSSDRTRRATSSLSRRSLSLSHVQPSQIDDDNESECVSEAGDIGDRALHSNRHSESGSVRLFPSEDVQLQSYGFWGRDPVASKRISPVTPLPEEIISPLSTDAIISEDPTPENTIRLPKFLEYGSCMTHLAVFGILGVLTRYLLQKLFGPGVVGVTGDETILYLDLPSNMVGSFLMGWFGVVFKGDISYVSDYLVIGLSTGYLGSLTTFSGWNQKMVELSVEGHWVFAVLGFLIGLFLVAYSIIFGVETAKGFRQILERNSVCGITSSRRRWRVDSYKRHLVALAVLLLMLSSLWSIGGIQLREEFNSSSSEAQLWLGCIVGPFGVWIRWFLARLNGRGLGTTGLLKWVPFGTLIANVTAACVMAALSTVKKAVNTRTCDIVVTGIQFGFLGCLSTVSTFIAEFNAMRESKYPWRAYAYAMATICSSFGLGILIYCVPVWTRGYK